In Xenopus laevis strain J_2021 chromosome 2S, Xenopus_laevis_v10.1, whole genome shotgun sequence, a genomic segment contains:
- the LOC121400494 gene encoding DNA polymerase alpha catalytic subunit-like, whose amino-acid sequence MGGRSERNEYLLLHAFTENNFIVPDKPVFKKMQQTTVEDNDEMGTDQNKNKSRRKAAYAGGLVLEPKVGFYDKFILLLDFNSLYPSIIQEYNICFTTVHREAPSTKKVSRQVFCLVNILGKLQYFYFPFHMSFCFQTLPLFLLSFPYVILLPNPPFISSLIMSVIFTPFPLNFIFPFPSENRKIII is encoded by the exons ATGGGTGGACGCTCAGAAAGAAACGAGTACCTACTGCTTCACGCCTTCACAGAAAATAACTTCATAGTGCCAGACAAACCAGTGTTCAAGAAAATGCAGCAGACCACT GTGGAGGACAATGATGAAATGGGCAcggatcaaaataaaaataagagtcGAAGGAAAGCTGCCTATGCTGGAGGATTGGTCCTGGAACCCAAAGTGG gtttctaTGACAAATTCATCTTGCTTCTCGATTTCAACAGTTTGTACCCCTCCATCATTCAGGAATACAATATCTGCTTTACTACAGTGCACAGAGAGGCTCCCTCAACAAAGAAAGTAAGTCGTCAGGTCTTCTGTTTGGTAAACATACTGGGCAAACTACAGTATTTCTACTTTCCTTTCCATATGTCATTCTGCTTCCAAACCCTCCCTTTATTTCTACTTTCCTTTCCATATGTCATTCTGCTTCCAAACCCTCCCTTTATTTCTTCTCTTATTATGTCTGTCATTTTCACTCCCTTCCCACTAAATTTCATTTTCCCATTTCCCTCTGAGAATcgaaaaataattatatag
- the LOC121400496 gene encoding protein kinase C delta type-like, with the protein MDKKKKTRSRSPEETPTDTRAQKRYRVDDTTPPPFNINNYQLIKKLGKGSFGKVMLASYTIKSQLVAVKIIKKKKKTDYHDIEMEATILRLGHTCPFLSRAYAIFQTESLVLFILEYARGGTLHKLIKRHRYLNSQEAQFYSAELVLGLRYLHKYGIIHRDLEPRNILLDEEGHVQIADFGFAQARKFDSKACHGTGGASGYMAPEVLEDVPYNSSADWWSFGVVVYEMATGKLPFSPNGTFQEQLDNITNTEPYYPETLTPEFRDFIQQLLKTKVEHRLGVYANAQDHPFFSSVNWETVKERSMVPPLKPRIKQIDMLSNIPFPENKIRKTGMNKEFTYIDPSWLDK; encoded by the exons atggataaaaaaaagaagacgaGAAGCAGAAGCCCAGAGGAGACCCCAACTG ACACAAGAGCACAGAAGAGGTATCGAGTGGACGACACAACTCCGCCGCCCTTCAATATCAACAACTATCAGCTCATAAAAAAGCTGGGGAAGGGCTCCTTTGGCAAG GTGATGTTGGCTTCTTATACCATCAAGAGCCAGCTCGTCGCTGTGAagataataaagaagaaaaagaagacagaCTACCATGATATCGAGATGGAGGCTACAATACTGCGGTTAGGTCACACATGTCCATTTCTTAGTCGGGCATATGCAATCTTCCAAACTGag TCACTCGTGTTGTTCATCTTGGAGTATGCCAGAGGTGGAACGCTGCACAAGCTTATCAAACGTCACCGATATCTGAACAGCCAGGAAGCACA gtttTATTCGGCGGAACTTGTCCTGGGTTTGAGGTACCTGCATAAGTATGGGATTATTCATCG CGACCTCGAGCCAAGAAACATCTTACTGGATGAAGAGGGACACGTGCAGATCGCCGATTTTGGCTTTGCCCAGGCTAGAAAGTTTGACTCAAAGGCTTGTCATGGTACTGGAGGAGCATCGGGATATATGGCACCTGAG GTTTTGGAGGACGTTCCATACAACTCATCAGCGGACTGGTGGTCGTTCGGTGTTGTCGTCTATGAAATGGCCACTGGCAAGCTGCCCTTTTCACCAAATGGAACCTTTCAAGAACAGCTGGACAACATCACTAACACGGAGCCATATTATCCAGAAACGCTTACACCTGAATTTCGTGACTTCATACAACAG CTCTTGAAGACGAAGGTAGAACATCGCCTTGGAGTCTACGCCAATGCCCAGGACCacccatttttttcatcagtTAATTGGGAGACAGTAAAAGAACGAAGCATGGTGCCCCCTCTAAAACCAAGAATT AAACAAATTGATATGCTCAGCaacattcccttcccagaaaacaaaatcagaaaGACCGGCATGAACAAGGAATTCACCTACATAGATCCGAGTTGGCTAGACAAGTAA